A DNA window from Bacillus sp. SM2101 contains the following coding sequences:
- a CDS encoding DEAD/DEAH box helicase: MNSTLALHIDTLIVEDQFFIYDRSVVEDNDYEKLFLWHEASFYGSFLKMQTVKGVKGVILSPWEALDFFAKDVHNSFIHVDWSEESQLYRKIAPLLKEALTSTDFLPDYHSWKLHQRFRWKLTDVWLSEIKEAVNHNEEHESIAIAWFSSALANWLQSDDELKNVWNDIEQTFPLISLNAHDEHQRLQSSEIDPKHDQKHPQTIVFSEDDWLEKIGWKLDTTPFTVGLRLDEPEQDDGIWLLETFLRSKDNKDELMILNEDQLPTKWKPFIDRIEREQTLWGKLIPWLQTDRGILAKLTEQHAWEFLTEASETLLSAGVEILLPSWWQALKDTNLSMKAKVKSTSSNGRKSFVGLTQLIDFDWRFSTNGIDLSEDEFLTLVDQKRRLVNIRGKWVKLDPEFIRRVQSVLEKANKEGLHFRDILEQELLRDELTDGQSPADDRPFAMIQIELNRHLKNMLKQLNEVQEIPSATIPATFCGELRPYQQQGVDWLLFLRKFGFGACLADDMGLGKTIQMIAYLLKVKEEGKKHKPSLLICPTSVLGNWQKELEKFAPSLRIHLHYGSYRAKGDIFESTVHNADVVITSYGLSHLDFEDLSSIQWGTICIDEAQNIKNADTKQSKAIRQLVGEHHIALTGTPMENRLSELWSIFDFSNPGYLGSLGKFHKDYVNPIEKDRSEQHIKKLQKLTRPFLLRRTKTDQEVALNLPDKQEQKEYCPLTVEQASLYEQLVQDTLTKIEQETGIKRKGLILTMLSKLKQLCNHPALYLKEEQPLDVLNRSTKLGKLRELIDNIRESDESCLIFTQYIGMGNMIKKLLEDELGEEILFLNGSLAKTKRDQMITRFQNKEVNIMILSLKAGGTGLNLTAANHVIHFDRWWNPAVENQATDRAHRIGQKRFVHVHKFISTGTLEEKIDQMLEQKQALNDQIIQTEAWITELSTEELQNLLL; encoded by the coding sequence ATGAATAGTACATTAGCGTTGCACATCGACACGTTAATAGTTGAAGATCAGTTTTTTATATACGATCGTTCCGTCGTTGAGGACAACGATTATGAGAAGCTATTTCTCTGGCATGAAGCCTCTTTTTATGGATCATTTCTTAAAATGCAAACCGTAAAAGGTGTGAAGGGAGTCATTCTTTCTCCTTGGGAAGCACTCGACTTTTTTGCTAAGGATGTTCATAACTCATTTATACATGTTGACTGGAGTGAGGAAAGCCAGCTATATAGGAAAATTGCACCTCTGCTAAAAGAAGCCCTTACGAGTACAGACTTTTTACCAGACTATCATAGTTGGAAACTTCACCAACGATTCAGGTGGAAATTAACTGACGTTTGGCTTTCAGAGATCAAGGAAGCTGTTAATCATAATGAAGAGCACGAAAGTATTGCTATAGCATGGTTCTCTAGTGCTTTAGCAAATTGGCTCCAATCCGATGATGAACTAAAAAATGTATGGAATGACATTGAACAAACATTCCCACTCATTAGCCTCAACGCACATGATGAACATCAACGCCTCCAGTCTAGTGAGATAGACCCGAAGCATGATCAAAAACACCCTCAGACGATCGTCTTTAGTGAAGATGATTGGTTAGAAAAGATCGGTTGGAAACTAGATACAACGCCCTTTACTGTTGGATTGCGACTTGATGAACCTGAGCAGGATGATGGAATTTGGCTGTTAGAAACGTTTTTACGCTCAAAGGACAATAAAGACGAGCTAATGATTTTGAATGAAGATCAACTGCCAACCAAATGGAAGCCATTTATTGATCGCATTGAAAGAGAACAAACATTGTGGGGAAAACTTATTCCTTGGCTACAAACAGATAGAGGTATACTGGCAAAGTTAACAGAACAGCATGCATGGGAATTTTTAACCGAGGCAAGTGAAACATTGCTCTCAGCAGGTGTTGAAATTTTGCTGCCATCATGGTGGCAAGCATTAAAGGATACGAACCTCTCTATGAAAGCGAAGGTTAAATCGACATCATCCAACGGTAGAAAATCTTTTGTCGGCTTAACACAGCTAATAGATTTCGATTGGCGATTTTCGACAAATGGTATCGATTTATCGGAAGACGAATTTTTGACACTCGTCGACCAGAAACGACGCCTTGTCAACATACGGGGAAAATGGGTGAAGCTTGACCCAGAATTTATTAGAAGAGTACAAAGCGTTCTTGAGAAAGCAAACAAAGAAGGCTTGCATTTTCGAGACATTCTTGAACAAGAGCTATTACGAGATGAGTTAACAGATGGTCAATCCCCTGCGGATGACAGACCATTTGCAATGATCCAAATTGAATTGAATCGCCATTTAAAAAACATGTTAAAGCAGCTAAATGAAGTTCAAGAGATTCCTTCAGCAACAATCCCAGCTACATTTTGTGGTGAGCTGCGTCCTTATCAGCAACAAGGTGTTGACTGGCTGTTATTTTTACGTAAATTTGGTTTTGGTGCATGTTTAGCTGATGATATGGGCCTTGGCAAAACGATTCAAATGATTGCTTATTTGTTAAAGGTTAAAGAGGAAGGAAAAAAACATAAGCCATCTCTATTAATTTGTCCAACTTCCGTTTTAGGTAACTGGCAAAAAGAACTTGAAAAGTTTGCACCTTCGTTACGTATTCATTTGCATTATGGTTCTTACCGTGCAAAAGGTGATATATTTGAGTCCACTGTTCACAATGCCGATGTAGTAATCACTTCATATGGACTGTCACACCTTGATTTTGAAGATCTTTCAAGCATACAGTGGGGAACGATTTGCATCGATGAAGCACAAAATATTAAAAATGCGGACACAAAACAGTCTAAAGCGATACGCCAATTAGTAGGTGAACACCATATTGCGTTAACAGGTACACCGATGGAAAATCGACTTTCGGAATTATGGTCAATATTTGATTTTAGTAACCCAGGTTATTTAGGAAGCCTAGGTAAGTTCCACAAAGACTATGTGAACCCGATTGAAAAAGACCGATCTGAGCAACACATTAAAAAGCTACAAAAATTAACTCGGCCCTTCTTATTACGTCGCACAAAAACCGATCAAGAAGTAGCATTGAATTTACCTGATAAACAGGAACAGAAGGAATATTGCCCGCTTACTGTGGAGCAAGCATCATTATATGAACAGCTTGTTCAAGACACGCTTACAAAGATTGAGCAAGAAACAGGGATCAAACGCAAAGGCTTAATTCTAACGATGCTCAGTAAATTGAAGCAACTATGTAATCACCCTGCTCTCTATTTAAAAGAAGAGCAACCGCTTGATGTATTGAATCGATCTACAAAGCTTGGTAAGCTACGAGAGCTTATCGACAATATTCGTGAAAGTGATGAAAGCTGTCTCATTTTCACACAATATATTGGTATGGGTAATATGATCAAAAAATTGTTAGAAGATGAGCTCGGTGAAGAAATATTATTCCTGAATGGTAGCTTAGCTAAAACAAAGCGTGATCAAATGATCACACGCTTTCAAAATAAAGAAGTAAACATCATGATTTTATCATTAAAAGCTGGTGGAACCGGCTTAAACTTAACCGCTGCTAATCACGTCATTCATTTTGACCGTTGGTGGAATCCTGCAGTAGAAAATCAGGCAACTGATCGAGCACACCGAATTGGGCAAAAACGTTTCGTGCACGTCCATAAATTTATCTCGACTGGTACGCTTGAAGAAAAAATTGATCAAATGCTTGAGCAAAAGCAAGCGCTAAACGATCAAATTATTCAAACTGAAGCATGGATTACAGAACTATCTACAGAGGAGCTGCAAAACTTGTTGCTGTAA
- a CDS encoding VanZ family protein, whose protein sequence is MKQKAVLILIWLSVISCAAVIFYFSSQPYSQQDLRPQLAKYIDKQWIIDYFSHIQFTYSGSEISVASKGPYSFLEFFIRKGAHFFIYFLLGFLTLNALAMIFRNKWKCMIYAMSFIIIYAASDEIHQMFTGSRSPLIADVLLDSFGGLVGIVTAAIIFRKSVKITGFYVFKK, encoded by the coding sequence ATGAAACAAAAAGCTGTACTTATACTCATTTGGCTGTCTGTTATTAGTTGTGCGGCCGTCATTTTTTACTTTTCATCACAACCATATTCACAGCAAGACTTAAGACCACAACTAGCAAAATATATCGACAAGCAATGGATTATCGATTATTTTTCTCATATACAATTTACTTATAGTGGATCGGAAATCAGTGTGGCAAGTAAGGGACCTTATTCATTTCTTGAGTTTTTCATCCGTAAAGGTGCTCACTTCTTTATTTATTTTTTATTAGGCTTTTTAACACTCAATGCTCTAGCGATGATTTTCCGAAATAAATGGAAATGCATGATCTATGCGATGTCATTTATCATTATTTATGCTGCTAGCGATGAAATTCATCAAATGTTTACGGGCAGTCGTTCCCCGCTTATAGCCGATGTCCTTTTAGATAGCTTTGGTGGTTTAGTGGGAATCGTAACAGCTGCAATAATTTTCAGAAAATCTGTGAAAATAACTGGATTCTATGTCTTCAAGAAATAA
- a CDS encoding GNAT family N-acetyltransferase, which produces MKIVKASNSDVQTIFRHAKKVAVESTMGYAKGHEQHAVNGIKMALSNGYYLVAKEDHKLLGWVLVTGTIDSIKNTYIGYIADLYVLEEHRKKGIGNKLLKAGLNKCKQHGYKYVQLNVFAKNPAKNLYEEFGFEDLIHTMQIKL; this is translated from the coding sequence ATGAAAATAGTGAAAGCGTCAAATAGTGATGTGCAAACAATATTTCGGCATGCTAAGAAAGTAGCTGTCGAAAGCACGATGGGCTACGCTAAAGGGCATGAACAGCATGCAGTGAATGGCATCAAAATGGCCCTAAGTAATGGCTATTATTTAGTTGCAAAGGAGGACCATAAACTATTAGGCTGGGTTCTTGTTACAGGGACGATAGATTCTATTAAAAATACGTATATCGGCTATATTGCAGACTTATATGTGCTTGAAGAACATCGCAAAAAAGGGATCGGAAATAAATTATTAAAAGCTGGCTTAAATAAATGTAAGCAACATGGTTATAAATACGTTCAACTAAATGTTTTTGCTAAAAATCCCGCCAAAAATCTTTATGAGGAGTTTGGCTTTGAAGATCTCATTCACACAATGCAAATCAAGCTTTGA
- a CDS encoding methyl-accepting chemotaxis protein produces the protein MSSPVSLTRYLIRTILFAAIGSSILGISLSTIIGLERTSFVTNVIGVIIGGAIIGSLISFLNYQKFFRPMTMIIKHTNRLAEGDLTSRLDENRTGSLKPIAISINEMSDEWHQLITKVYDVSIQVSERSQELSSSTEMNNRATEQIALALQGVASGTDNQLSKTASTSQFMSDISSGINQVASSIQSVARLTETTNKQANLGTEAVTKTAAQMTQIQQQAAFASEIVNKFGEKSKAIGKIVTLITEIAEQTNLLALNAAIEAARAGEHGKGFAVVADEVRKLAEQSGSATEDIRKLIEEIQFEADKAVQSMIEGKTDVTNGLSLINQTGQAFNEIAKMIEEIATQSTEVSTTVEHVNASANNIVVASEEIVNIAEQSSANTQNVAALTEEQSATMEDISHATVVLANTAAELQAMVGRFKV, from the coding sequence ATGTCAAGTCCTGTTTCACTTACAAGATACTTAATTCGGACAATTTTATTTGCTGCAATCGGTAGTTCTATATTAGGTATATCATTAAGTACCATAATTGGCTTAGAACGAACCTCATTTGTTACTAATGTGATTGGTGTTATCATTGGAGGTGCAATCATCGGTTCACTTATTAGCTTTTTAAATTACCAAAAGTTTTTCCGTCCAATGACCATGATCATTAAACATACGAATCGACTTGCAGAAGGTGACTTAACATCTCGTCTAGATGAAAACAGAACCGGAAGCTTAAAGCCAATTGCGATATCAATAAACGAAATGAGTGACGAATGGCACCAGCTTATTACAAAAGTCTATGATGTATCGATTCAAGTATCAGAACGTTCACAGGAACTGTCTTCAAGCACCGAAATGAACAACAGAGCAACTGAGCAAATCGCTCTCGCTCTTCAAGGCGTCGCGTCTGGAACAGACAATCAACTCTCAAAAACAGCCTCTACATCACAATTTATGTCAGATATTTCATCAGGCATTAACCAAGTTGCTTCATCTATCCAGTCTGTAGCGAGGTTAACAGAAACGACAAACAAACAAGCAAACTTAGGAACTGAAGCGGTCACAAAAACGGCAGCACAAATGACTCAAATTCAGCAGCAAGCAGCTTTCGCTTCAGAGATTGTTAACAAATTCGGCGAAAAATCAAAAGCGATTGGCAAGATTGTTACACTCATAACCGAAATAGCTGAACAAACAAATTTATTAGCATTAAATGCAGCCATAGAAGCAGCAAGGGCTGGTGAGCATGGGAAAGGATTTGCTGTTGTAGCAGATGAGGTTAGAAAGTTAGCTGAACAATCTGGTAGTGCGACAGAAGACATTCGAAAGCTTATTGAAGAAATTCAATTCGAAGCAGATAAAGCAGTGCAATCTATGATTGAAGGAAAGACAGATGTTACGAACGGCCTTTCATTAATTAACCAAACTGGACAAGCATTCAATGAGATCGCCAAGATGATTGAAGAAATAGCTACACAATCGACAGAAGTATCAACAACCGTTGAGCATGTAAATGCAAGCGCTAACAACATTGTCGTGGCTTCGGAGGAAATTGTTAACATAGCGGAGCAATCTTCAGCAAATACCCAAAACGTTGCTGCACTAACAGAGGAACAAAGCGCAACGATGGAAGACATCTCTCATGCGACGGTCGTTCTTGCAAATACCGCAGCTGAATTACAGGCTATGGTTGGGCGTTTTAAAGTGTAG
- a CDS encoding NAD-dependent epimerase: MKRILVTGAAGFIGAHVSRRLLQDGYDVVGVDNLNDYYNVSLKKDRLKLLEHKNFMFKKCSITDEHAIMNVFREYQPTVVIHLAAQPGVRYSLENPHAYINSNIVGFVNMLEACRRHSIEQLIYASSSSVYGANTKQPFSVHDNVDHPVSLYAATKKANELMAHTYSHLYNLPTTGLRFFTVYGPWGRPDMAPFLFTRAIINGEPIDVYNKGDMKRDFTYIDDIVESISRLLQKKPEPNEHWSGNNPDPGTSYVPYRVFNIGSNNPIKLTDFIQAIEEKLGMTAKKNFLPLQAGDVVETYADVEDLINEIEFKPQTSLKEGVSKFIDWYLKYNEA; this comes from the coding sequence TTGAAAAGGATTCTAGTAACTGGAGCTGCTGGCTTTATAGGAGCACATGTATCAAGACGGTTATTACAGGATGGCTATGATGTTGTTGGGGTTGATAATTTAAACGATTACTACAATGTCTCGTTGAAAAAAGATAGATTAAAATTGTTAGAACATAAAAATTTTATGTTTAAGAAATGTAGCATTACTGACGAACATGCGATCATGAATGTGTTTCGTGAATATCAGCCAACTGTAGTCATACATCTAGCTGCTCAACCAGGTGTGCGTTATAGCTTAGAAAACCCTCATGCCTATATTAACTCGAACATAGTTGGATTCGTTAATATGCTAGAAGCTTGCCGCCGTCATAGTATAGAACAGCTAATTTATGCTTCCTCAAGCTCAGTATATGGTGCAAATACGAAGCAACCATTTTCTGTGCACGATAATGTCGATCATCCTGTTAGCTTATATGCAGCAACGAAAAAAGCTAATGAGTTAATGGCACATACGTATAGTCATCTTTACAATCTTCCGACAACAGGTTTACGCTTCTTCACAGTATACGGTCCGTGGGGGCGTCCTGATATGGCACCATTTTTATTTACTAGGGCAATTATAAATGGAGAACCAATTGATGTTTATAATAAAGGGGACATGAAGCGAGATTTTACATATATTGATGATATTGTTGAAAGCATAAGTAGATTATTACAAAAAAAACCTGAGCCAAATGAACATTGGTCTGGAAACAATCCTGATCCTGGAACGAGCTATGTACCATACAGAGTATTTAATATTGGCAGTAATAACCCGATCAAATTGACTGACTTTATTCAAGCTATTGAGGAAAAGTTAGGTATGACTGCAAAAAAGAATTTTTTGCCCCTTCAAGCAGGCGATGTTGTAGAAACATATGCGGATGTTGAGGATTTAATAAATGAGATCGAGTTTAAGCCACAAACATCACTTAAAGAAGGAGTAAGTAAATTTATTGATTGGTATTTAAAATACAATGAAGCTTAA